The Rhododendron vialii isolate Sample 1 chromosome 5a, ASM3025357v1 genome contains a region encoding:
- the LOC131327599 gene encoding uncharacterized protein LOC131327599, producing MVLKRCGTSLHTLPQAIRERLFEAQERTTEQVKVIRQRLLTAQRKLSPRYIGPFNIIEKIGEVAYRLALLPKLSEVHDVFHVSMLRKYEPDPSHVLKWSELELEADASYGEEPIRILDSLDQVLRGKKISLVRVLWSNQGKEESTWEREDEVREKYPHLFPI from the exons ATGGTGctcaagcgatgtgggacttcgcttcacaccctccctcaAGCAATTCGCGAACGCCTTTTTGAAGCTCAAGAAAGAACGACCGAACAAGTCaaggtgattcgccaaagattgttgactgcgcaaa ggaaacTTTCACCGCGTTATATCGGACCATTCAACATCATTGAAAAGATCGGGGAAGTAGCGTATCGCTTGGCTTTGCTGCCGAAACTTTCGGAAGTGCACGATGTGTTTCACGTGTCCATGTTGAGAAAATACGAACCGGATCCATCTCATGTTTTAAAgtggtccgaacttgagttaGAAGCTGATGCGTCATATGGGGAGGaaccgatacgtatcctagattcgctcGATCAAGTATTGAGGGGTAAGAAAATATCGTTAGTGCGAGTCTTGTGGAGTAACCAAGGCAAGGAAGAATCGACTTGGGAACGTGAAGATGAGGTTAGGGAGAAGTATCCACATTTATTTCCAATTTGA